One window of Bacteroidota bacterium genomic DNA carries:
- a CDS encoding dihydroorotate dehydrogenase-like protein, which yields MDLSTSYMGLKLKSPVIISSSRLTSSVDNISIYEKKGAGAVVLKSLFEEQIIADIESRLDDHPMYFWYPQAAAHITELSKEHGVNEYLQLIRSARKMVSIPVIASVNCITAKEWPAFAGKIQDAGADGIELNISIFPFDDKIESVTIEEMYVAIVSEVKKYVTIPVAVKMGHFFTNISRVVKALDQTGVNAIVLFNRFFRPDINVDEETIIFDNYFSSPAEMTEPLRWIGALSNKVKCDLAASTGIHDHEGLIKVILAGAAAAQICTTVYKNGPDVIGSMLKDLEKWMGAHHYKSIAQFKGNILKGREKTGSFERLQFMRKTTGLNL from the coding sequence ATGGACCTATCAACGAGTTATATGGGACTGAAACTCAAAAGTCCCGTCATTATCAGCAGCTCACGGCTGACCAGTTCGGTGGATAATATCAGCATATATGAGAAGAAAGGCGCGGGAGCTGTCGTTTTAAAATCCCTGTTTGAAGAGCAGATCATCGCCGATATTGAATCACGGCTTGATGACCACCCTATGTACTTCTGGTATCCACAAGCCGCTGCACATATCACTGAATTGTCGAAGGAACATGGCGTCAATGAGTACCTTCAGCTGATCAGAAGTGCCAGGAAAATGGTTTCAATTCCTGTCATTGCCAGTGTCAACTGCATCACAGCCAAAGAATGGCCGGCATTCGCCGGGAAAATCCAGGATGCCGGTGCCGATGGCATTGAACTGAACATATCCATATTTCCTTTTGATGATAAGATCGAAAGTGTGACCATAGAAGAGATGTATGTTGCCATTGTCAGTGAAGTGAAGAAATACGTGACCATCCCTGTGGCAGTTAAAATGGGACATTTTTTTACCAATATCTCCAGGGTTGTCAAAGCATTGGATCAAACCGGTGTCAATGCCATTGTCCTGTTCAACAGGTTTTTCAGACCTGACATTAACGTCGATGAAGAAACCATTATTTTTGATAATTATTTCAGCTCGCCTGCTGAGATGACCGAGCCTTTACGCTGGATAGGGGCATTGTCAAACAAGGTTAAATGCGACCTGGCAGCCTCCACAGGCATTCATGACCATGAAGGGCTTATTAAGGTCATCCTGGCTGGCGCCGCTGCCGCTCAGATTTGCACGACAGTCTATAAAAACGGACCAGATGTGATCGGCTCGATGCTCAAAGACCTTGAAAAATGGATGGGTGCCCACCATTATAAGAGCATTGCCCAGTTTAAGGGAAATATTCTTAAAGGCAGGGAGAAGACCGGAAGCTTTGAACGGCTGCAGTTCATGAGAAAAACAACAGGATTGAATTTATAA